CGACCGATTTCGAAATGAACGGCGCGCTCGATCAGGTGATCAGCGCGCTCGGCCGCCAGATCCGCAAAAACAAGACGAAACTCGAAAGGCGGATCCATGCCGCCGCGATCGATCAGTATATCCGGGATTATCCCGGCGAGAACGGGCAGGATGAAGAGGAGAAGGAATACCGCATCGTCCGCACCAAGCATTTTCCGATCAAGCCCATCAGCGTGGATGAGGCGATCCTGGAAATGAACATGCTGGGCCATCAGTTCTATATGTTCCGCGATAACGCCACCGGGGAGATCAACGTGGTGTATAAGCGCAGGGATGGGGACTACGGCCTGCTTGAGCCGGATTCCGAAGAATAAAAAAATCCGGGGCCGCGCGGGTGCGGCCCCTTTCTTTTAGCCCTGACAGGGCTCTTGCGAGCCGCGCTTTTTAAGCGTGGCCTTGACGTTCAGCGGGCGGCGCGCCGCCCGGCAATTCAGAAATTGGAGTGTTGAATCGAGCAATGGAAAATTTTGAACTGGTATGTCCGTGCCTGCTCGGCGTGGAGGGCCTTGTGGCCGACGAGCTGCGCGCGATGGGCGCCGAGGGTGTGGAGCCGCACAACGGGCGCGTCGTTTTCGGCGGAAGCGACGAGATGCTCGCGCGGGCGAACCTATGGTCCCGCTGCGGCGAGCGGGTGCTGGTGCGGATGGGCACGTTCCGCGCCGTCACGTTCGAACAGCTTTTTCAGGGGGTGAAGGCCCTGCCGTGGGAAAACTGGATCGGAAAGACCGACTGCTTCCCCGTAAAGGGGCGGTCGCTCAGCTCCAAGCTGTTCAGCGTGCCGGACTGTCAGTCTATCGTCAAAAAGGCGATCGTGGAGCGGTTGAAAACGAAATACCGGGTCCCGTGGTTCGAAGAGACCGGCGCTTTGTATCAGGTGCAGTTCCTGATCCTGAAGGACGAGGTCGAAATCTCGATCGACACTTCCGGAGCCGGGCTGCACAAGCGGGGTTACCGCGCCAATTCCGCCGAAGCGCCGATCAAGGAGACGCTTGCCGCCGCCATGGTGAGGCTGGCGCGCGTCCACCCGGATTCCCACGTGATCGACCCGTTCTGCGGCTCCGGCACCATCCTCATCGAGGCGTGCCTTGACGCGATGAACATCGCGCCCGGCCTTCGCCGCGGCTTCACGGCGGAAACGTGGAAAAGCGTGGAGGCCTCGGTGTGGCAGCGCGAACGGGAGCGCGCCCGCGATCTGGTGCGGAAGGACGGCGCGTTCCTCGCCTCGGGCTACGACATCGACGGCGCGGCCGTCTCCCTGGCGCTGGAAAACGCGAAAAAGGCCGGCGTCGTCGCCCGGGTCCGGGCGGAAAAGCGCGATATCCGCGATTTCGTCCACGACACCGAACGCGGCTGCGTCATCTGCAACCCGCCCTACGGCGAGCGGATGCTGGATGCGGAGCAGGCCGCGGAGCTGTACCGCGAGATGGGTCGGGCCTTCCCGCCGCGGCGCGGGTGGAGCTATTCGATCATCAGCCCCGACGAGACGTTCGAGGAATGCTTCGGCCGCCGCGCCGACCGCCGCCGGAAGCTTTACAACGGCATGATCAAATGCCAGCTTTACCTCTATTTCAGGCCCTGAAGAGAGCGATCCGGAAAGCCGGGGATCCCCGCCGCGGAATCCCCGGCTTTTTTCCGTTTTTTCGGGGCGGATGTGATAAAACCCGTTAAAATGTAAATAATTTATGAAATTGCAAATTTTAGGGAAAAACCCCTTGATTTTTATCAGGGCAGCGGCTAAAATAATACTTAGCACTCGGGAAGACGGAGTGCTAAAATAAAAATCAAATGAATTTCATGATTCAAGGAGGAAAATAGGAAATGACTGTGAAACCACTTTCCGACAGAGTTCTCATCAAGATGGAAGAGGCCGAGGAAACCACAAAAAGCGGGATCATCCTGGCGGGCTCGGCAAAGGAGAAGCCCCAGATCGCCAAGGTGATCGCGGTGGGCCCCGGCGGCCTGGTGGACGGCAAAGAGGTCACCATGAACGTCAAGGCCGGCGACAGGGTGATCAGCAGCAAGTATGCCGGCACAGAGGTTAAGATCGACGGGGAAGAATACACCATCGTTCGTCAGTCCGATATTCTTGCCATCGTTGAATAATGAAGTTTCAATACAGAAATATAGGAGGAATTTACTATGGCTAAACAGATTATTTACGGCGCGGACGCCAGAAAGGCGCTGATGAGCGGCGTCGACCAGCTTGCGAATACCGTCAAGATCACCCTGGGCCCGAAAGGCCGCAACGTGGTGCTCGATAAAAAATTCGGATCCCCCCTGATCACCAACGACGGTGTCACCATCGCGAAGGAAGTGGAGCTGGACGACCCCTTTGAGAACATGGGAGCCCAGCTGGTCAAGGAAGTCGCCACCAAGACGAACGACGTTGCCGGCGACGGCACCACCACCGCAACCCTGCTGGCGCAGGCGCTGATCCGCGAAGGCATGAAGAACGTCACCGCAGGCGCGAACCCGATGATCCTGCGCAAGGGCATCCAGCGCGCGGTCGACACGGCGGTCAAGGCCGTCATCGACCATTCCCAGAAGGTGGCCGGTTCCGACGATATCGCCCGCGTCGCCACCATTTCCTCCAGCGACGAGTTTATCGGCAAGCTGATTGCCGAGGCGATGGAAAAGGTCACCTCCGACGGCGTCATCACCGTGGAAGAATCCAAGACCGCCGAAACGTATTCCGAGGTCGTCGAGGGCATGATGTTCGACCGCGGCTATATCACCCCTTATATGGTCACCGACACCAACAAGATGGAAGCCGTCATTGACGACGCCTACCTGCTGATCACCGATAAGAAGATTTCCAATATTCAGGAGATCCTGCCGCTTCTGGAAACGATTGTCCAGTCCGGCAAGAAGCTTGTCATCATCGCGGAGGATGTCGAGGGCGAGGCCCTGACTACCCTGATCCTGAACAAGCTGCGCGGCACCTTCACCTGCGTCGCCGTCAAGGCTCCGGGCTTCGGCGACAGAAGGAAGGAAATGCTCCGCGACATCGCCGTCCTCACCGGCGGCCAGGTCATCTCCGAAGAGCTGGGCCTCGAGCTGAAGGACACCACGGTCGACCAGCTCGGCCGTGCCCGCCAGGTAAAGGTCGACAAGGAAAACACCATCATTGTCGGCGGCGAAGGCGACTCCAAGGCGATCAAGGACCGTGTGGCCCAGATCCGCTCGCAGATTGAAACAACCACTTCCGATTTCGATCGTGAAAAACTCCAGGAACGCCTGGCAAAGCTTTCCGGCGGCGTGGCGGTCATCAAGGTCGGCGCGGCGACCGAAACGGAAATGAAAGAGAAGAAGCTCCGCATTGAGGACGCGCTCGCGGCGACCAAGGCCGCTGTGGAAGAGGGCATCGTCGCCGGCGGCGGCGTGGCCCTGATCAACGCGATCCCCGAAGTGGAAAAGCTGGCCGAAAGCGTGGAAGGCGACGAAAAGACGGGCGTCAGGATCGTTCTGAAAGCGCTGGAGGAACCGGTCCGCCAGATCGCGGTGAACGCGGGACTCGAAGGCTCCGTGATCGTCGAGAACATCAAGAAGGCCGACAAGGTCGGCTACGGCTTCAACGCACTGAAGGAAGAATACGGCGACATGATTTCCGCCGGAATTGTCGATCCTACGAAAGTAACGCGTTCCGCGCTGCAGAACGCGGCCTCCATTGCGGCGATGGTCCTTACCACGGAATCCCTTGTGGCCGACAAGAAGGAGCCCACTCCTCCTCCGGCTGCTCCGGCGATGCCCGAAGGCGGCATGTATTAAGGACCAGCTGTTTTATCCTTTTATCACAGAAAAGCGGACGGCGTCTCAAAAAGGCGCCGTCCGCTTTTTTTTTTTGCGCGTTTTAATCGGGGGTCTCTTTTCTTCATCGAAGGGCGCTTTTTTCAGCGCGGGCCGATTCAGCCGCAGGGGAAGAGGGAACGATGGAATTCATTCCCTCTTCCGCGCGAAACTCCAGAAATCGGCAGCCGGGAACTTTAATAATTGCTTTCTCCGCGGCATAGTATAATCGTAAAAGCGCTTTGTGCAGGGTGCGGCTGGGCGGCCGCACGAAAGGGGCCGGCACGAACCGGACACCTGAATCCGCGAAAAGGGGCGCATCCGGCCGCTTTTATGGCTTTTCCGTTTCTTTTCGGCATTGTTTCCATTCTGGATTTATGGTACACTAAAGCCGTGGCAGTCAATAACAGACCGACTGATCGGAGGTGGAATGATGGAAGATTATTATCCTTATCTGTGGCTGGCCGTTATCATTGTCGCTGCCATTGCGGAAGCCGTGACGGCCCAGATGGTTTCGATCTGGATGGTGGTCGGGGGGATCGCCGCGCTGATCGCGAACCTGCTGGGCGCTCCGATCCTTGCCCAGATCACCGTCTTTGTCGCCGTAACGGCGATTACGCTTGCCGCAACAAGGCGCTTTGTCAAAAAAATGATGCATTTTAAAAAGGAAGATACCAATGCGGGGCGATACATCGGGAAAAACGGCGTCGTCACCGCTGAAATCGACAACATCGCCGGGCGGGGACAGGTGAACGTGCTCGGCAATATCTGGACGGCCCGTTCCGCGGATGGCACGGTCCTTCCGGCCGGAACGGATATCCTGGTGCTCAGGATCGAAGGGGTCAAGCTGATCGTGCAGCCCCAGCCCCAGTTAAAAAGCAATGAAACTTAACAGGAGGTAATGTCGTGGATATCGGGTTTTATATTTTTCTTATCCTGGTGGTCATCATTCTGATCATTCTGATTTCCAATGTCAAAATCGTGCCGCAGGCGCATTCCTATGTCGTGGAGCGCCTGGGAACCTACCGCGCTTCATGGGACACCGGCCTGCATTTCATGGTTCCGTTTGTCGACCGCGTCGCGAAAAAGGTCTCGCTCAAGGAGCAGGTGATCGATTTCCCGCCGCAGCCGGTCATCACGAAAGACAACGTCACGATGCAGATCGACACGGTCGTCTATTTCCAGATCACGGATCCGAAGCTTTACACCTACGGGGTGGAGCGCCCGCTTTCCGCGATTGAGAATCTGACCGCGACCACCCTTAGGAACATCATCGGCGACCTGGAACTCGACAACACGCTCACGTCGAGGGATGTCATCAACACCAAGATCCGCACGATCTTAGATGAAGCCACCGACGCGTGGGGCATCAAGGTCAACCGCGTGGAGCTGAAAAACATCCTGCCGCCCCCGGCGATTCAGGATTCGATGGAGAAGCAGATGAAGGCCGAGCGCGACCGCCGCGCCATCATTCTGGATGCGGAAGGTCAGAAGCGCAGCGCCATCCTGATCGCGGAGGGCCAGAAGGAATCCGCGATTCTGGCCGCGGATGCCGAAAAGCAGACCAGGATCCTGGAAGCGGAGGGCGAAGCCGCCGCGATCCTTTCCGTTCAGCGCGCGCTGGCGGACAGCATCAAGCTTCTGAACGCATCGTCGCCCACCGAGCAGGTCATCGCGCTGAAGAGCCTGGAAGCCTTTGAAAAGGCGGCCGACGGAAAGGCGACGAAGATCATCATCCCTTCGGAAATCCAGTCGCTGGCCGGCCTTGCCGCTTCCCTGAAAGAGCTCGTCGTTTCCGACGGCGGGAAGAATCCGGAAGGAAACGCGAAGGACGCGGAAAAACAAACTGCGCATAATACACAAAATAGATAGCATTTTGTCCAAAAGGTCACTGTACCTATACGAAAATGACATTTTGGCGGAACATCGCTTGCATTTATCGCCCGAATCCAATACAATTAATTTATATGGAGAATCAGTTTGAACCGGGGAGAGTGCGCCATGACAGCGATGTCAGTGAAATCCTTTTGTCAGGGAACGGCATGCAGGTTTCTGTGCGCCGCCCGGTTCTTATAAGCAAAAACAGACGGTGCCGCGGCACGGTCTGTTTTTGCTTTTTCTGATTTCTGAGTTGTATGAATTCTTGATAAGAGGTGCGATTTTAGGATGTCAACGGGAAAAAAAGTAGCTGTGATTATGGGAAGCGACAGTGATTTTGCGGTGGTATCGGCGGCGATCAAACGCCTGAAGGCGCAGAATGTGCCGGTGGAAGTGCACGTTATGTCCGCTCACCGGACACCGCAGAAGGTTTCGGAATTCGCGGAGAACGCGCGTAAAAACGGATTCGGCGTCATCATCGCGGCGGCGGGCAAGGCCGCGCACCTGGCGGGCTTTCTGGCCGCGCACACCACTCTTCCGGTGATCGGGATCCCGATCAAATGTTCCACTTTGGATGGGCTGGACGCCCTGCTCGCGACGGTTCAGATGCCGAGCGGCGTGCCGGTTGCCACCGTGGCGATCGACGGAGCGGAGAACGCGGCGGTTCTGGCCATGCAGATCCTGGCGCTTTCCGACGACGATCTTGCCGGGCGCCTTCAGGCGATGAAGGATGGGATGGTCGAAGGGATTGAGGAAAAGGACCGTGAAATTCAGACGGCCGTTCGCGGACTGTGACAAAAAATAAGCTTGCGGAGGAGTTTTTCCGGTATGAAGAGTTTCAGCGAGAGCTATAAGGCGGCGGGGGTCGACGTGACCGCCGGATATCGGGCGGTGGAGCTGATGAAGCGCCATGTGGAGCGCACGAAGATTCCCGGCGTCGTTTCGGGGATCGGCGGCTTCGGCGGGCTGTTCCGGCCCGACCTTTCCGGCGTGGAGTCCCCCGTTCTGGTTTCCGGCACGGATGGCGTCGGGACCAAGCTGAAAATCGCTTTTCTGATGGACAAGCACGACACGATCGGCATCGACTGCGTCGCCATGTGCGCGAACGACATCGTGTGCTGCGGCGCGCATCCGCTCTTTTTTCTGGATTACCTTGCGGTCGGGAAGAACCGGCCGGAAAAAATCGAACAGATCGTCTCCGGCGTGGCGGATGGCTGCGTGCAGTCGAGCTGCGCGCTGATCGGCGGCGAAACGGCGGAGATGCCCGGCTTTTACCCGGAGGATGAATACGACCTTGCCGGCTTCTGCGTCGGCATGGCGGACCGCGCGAAGATCATCGACGGCTCTGAAATGGAGGAAGGGGACGTGATCCTCGGCCTTATTTCCTCCGGCGTCCATTCCAACGGATTTTCCCTGGTGCGCAAAGTATTCGGCCTGGATGAAAAAAACGTGAACCTTTATGTGGACGAGTTCGGGAAAACGCTGGGGGAGGAGCTTCTGACGCCGACGAAAATCTATGTGCGCCCGGTGCTTTCCCTTCTGAAGACCTGCCGTGTCCGGGCAGTTTCTCACATCACCGGCGGCGGCTTTTACGAGAATGTCCCCCGCATGATGAAGAAGGGGTACACCGCCAGGATCGAGAAGGCGGCCCTTCCGGTGCTGCCTGTTTTCACTGTGCTTCAGTCCCGCGGCGGCATCCCCGAACGCGACATGTACAATACGTTCAACATGGGGATCGGCATGTGCCTTGCCGTTCCGAAGCTGGAGGCGGACGCCGCGGTTTCGGCGCTTTCCGCATGCGGGGAAAAGGCCCTTGTGATCGGCGAGGTCGCAAAGGGCGAAGAGGGAGTCGTCCTATGCTGAATATCGCCGTGCTGGTTTCCGGCGGCGGCACGAACCTTCAGGCGCTGATCGACGCCCAAAACCGCGGCGAGCTCCGCGGCGGAAGGATCGGCTGCGTCATTTCCAGCAGGCCGGACGCCTTTGCGCTGGAACGCGCGAAGAAGGCCGGGATCCCGGCGGAAATCCTGGTGCGCCGCAATTTTGCGGAGCAGGCGGCCTACGACGGGGCGCTTCTGCGCCTGCTCGAACGATACGACGCGGGCCTGATCGTGCTCGCGGGCTTTATGACGATCATCAGCAAAGCGGTCGTCGGCCGCTACCCGAACCGGATCATCAACATCCATCCGTCCCTGATCCCCGCGTTCTGCGGCGAGGGCTATTACGGCCTGCGCGTGCATGAAGCGGTGCTGGACAGGGGAGTGCGGGTGACCGGCGCGACCGTGCATTTTGTCAACGAAGTGTGTGACGGCGGCCCCATCATCCTGCAGAAGGCGGTGGAGGTGCGGGGCGACGACACTCCGCAGACCCTGCAGAAGCGGGTGATGGAGCAGGCAGAATGGCAGCTCCTTCCCAGGGCGGTCTCCCTGTTCTGCGAAGGAAAGCTCGTTGTTTCCGGCAACCGGGTCCGGGTGAAAGAATAGAAACTGGGAGGAATATTTTACTGTGATGCAGTTGAAAACGGCGGCGGAAGAGCTGAAGGGCAACGCCTATCCCGGGCGCGGGATCCTGCTCGGCAGAACGCCGGATGGGACGCACGCGGCCATCGCCTACTTTATCATGGGGCGCAGCGAAAACAGCCGGAACCGGGTCTTTGCCGCCGACGGCGACGGGCTCCGTACCCGGGCGTTCGACCCTTCGAAGGTAAAGGATCCGTCGCTCATCTTCTACTCGCCGGTCCGCGTGTTCGGCGGCGCGACGATCGTCACGAACGGCGACCAGACCGATACCGTCTTTTCGTTTCTGGAGCAGGGAAAATCCTTTGAGGAGGCCCTGCGCACGCGCACGTTCGAGCCGGATGCCCCGAACTTTACGCCCAGGATCTCGGGGATCGTGTTCGCCGCGGGCGGATTCCGCTACGCGCTTTCCATTCTGAAAAGCGCGCAGGGAGACCCGCGCTCCGTGAGGCGGTTCTTTTTCGATTATGAAACGCCGATCTCCGGGCAGGGCCACCTGATCCACACCTACCGGTGCGACGGGAACCCCATCCCTTCTTTCGAGGGGGAGCCGCGCGCCGTTTCGGTGGAAAACGACCTGGATGAATTTACGGATGCCATCTGGGATTCCCTGAATCAGGAAAACCGCGTTTCCCTGTTCACCCGGTTCGTGGATCTGAAAAGCGGGACGTTCAAGAGCCGGATCCGCAATAAAAACAATTGATTGGGGAGGGAAAAGACTGTGGAACTGATGCTGAAATACGGCTGCAACCCGAATCAGCAGCCATCGAGGATCTTCATGAAGGATGGCGGCCCGTTGCCGGTTACGGTGCTGAACGGCCGGCCGGGATATATCAATTTTCTCGACGCGTTCAACAGCTGGCAGCTGGTGCGGGAGCTGAAAGCGGCGACCGGCCTGCCCGCCGCCGCGTCGTTCAAGCATGTCAGCCCCGCCGGGGCCGCGGTGGCCGTGCCGCTTTCCGACACGCTGAAAAGAATTTACTTTGTCGACGATCTGGAGCTTTCCCCGCTCGCGTGCGCGTACGCGCGGGCGAGGGGCGCGGACCGGATGTCATCCTACGGCGACTGGATCGCCCTTTCGGACGAGTGCGACGTGCAGACGGCGCGCCTGATCGCCCGCGAGGTTTCGGACGGCATCATCGCGCCGGGCTATACGGATGAGGCGCTTACGGTGCTGAAATCTAAGCGCAAGGGCAATTACAACATCGTCCGCATGAACGAAACGTACCGCCCCGCGCCGGTCGAGCAGAAAGATGTGTTCGGGGTGACGTTCGAGCAGCGCCGGAACGACTGCGTCATCGACGCATCCCTTCTGGAAAATATCGTGACGGACGCGCGCGAGCTGCCGGAAACGGCGAAGCGGGATCTTCTGATCTCGCTGATCACGCTGAAATACACCCAGTCCAACTCCGTCTGCTACGCCATGGACGGACAGGCCATCGGCGTCGGGGCGGGGCAGCAGTCCAGAATCCACTGCACGCGCCTTGCGGGGAACAAGGCGGACCTGTGGTCCCTGCGCCAGCACCCGAAGACGCTCGCCCTGCGGTTCCGCGACGGAATCCGCCGTCCGGACCGCGACAACACGATCGACGTTTATCTTTCGGACGACGACGCGGATGTCCTTTCGGATGGCGTGTGGCAGCAGTTTTTCGCGGAGAAGCCCGAGCCGCTGACCCGCGCGGAAAAGCGCGAGTGGCTCGGCCGGGTCTCCGGCGTTTCGCTCGGCTCCGACGCGTTTTTCCCGTTCGGGGACAATATCGAACGCGCAAGGCGCAGCGGCGTGAGCTATATCGCCCAGCCGGGCGGCTCCATCCGGGACGACCATGTGATCGAGACCTGCAACAAATACGGGATGGTCATGGCGTTCACGGGCCTCCGGCTGTTCCATCACTGAGTTTTATTGTACGGCTTTGCCATCCGTTTGAGTGTCCGCGGAGCGGATGCTTCCGTTTATTAAATTCCGGATAGAAACTGTACAAATTGAAAAGCTTTGGTCAAGCTTTTTCAAAAGCTTGCAGGGTTTGGGGCAGCGCCCCAAGGTCTGAAATGCAGGCTGGAGCGTCCGCGCAGCGGGCGCTTTTCCCTTCTTTTACTTGAGGAGTGTGAGATCATGAAAATTCTGGTGGTCGGCGGCGGCGGGCGCGAGCACGCCATTGTCCGCAAGCTGATGGAAAGCCCCCGCGCGGAGAAAATTTACTGCGCGCCCGGAAACGGCGGCATCTCCTGCGACGCCGAGTGCGTGCCGATCGCGGCGGATGACGTGGAGGGCGCGGTGCGCTTTTCGCGCCGCAACGGGATCGGGCTGGTGTTTGTGGCGCCGGATAATCCACTCGCGGCCGGCATGGTCGACGCCCTGGAGGACGCCGGGATCCCCGCCTTCGGCCCGCGCAAAAACGCCGCGGTCATCGAGAGCAGCAAGGTGTTTTCCAAAAATCTGATGAAAAAATACCGCATTCCAACTGCGGATTACGAGGTGTTCGACGATCCCGCGGCGGCGATGCGCCGCATCCGCACGAGGGGCCGCTACCCCGTCGTCGTCAAGGCGGACGGCCTCGCGCTCGGCAAGGGCGTCGTGATCGCCGAGGATTACGGGCAGGCGGAGAGCGCGGTCCGATCGATGATGGAGGATAAAATCTTCGGCGATTCGGGCAGCCGCGTCGTGCTGGAAGAGTTTCTCACCGGGCCGGAGGTTTCCGTGCTGGCGTTTACGGACGGGAAATGCGTGCGGCCCATGGTGTCCTCGAAGGACCACAAGC
This window of the Ruminococcaceae bacterium BL-6 genome carries:
- a CDS encoding Putative activity regulator of membrane protease YbbK (Evidence 3 : Putative function from multiple computational evidences); amino-acid sequence: MEDYYPYLWLAVIIVAAIAEAVTAQMVSIWMVVGGIAALIANLLGAPILAQITVFVAVTAITLAATRRFVKKMMHFKKEDTNAGRYIGKNGVVTAEIDNIAGRGQVNVLGNIWTARSADGTVLPAGTDILVLRIEGVKLIVQPQPQLKSNET
- the purM gene encoding phosphoribosylaminoimidazole synthetase (Evidence 2a : Function from experimental evidences in other organisms; PubMedId : 9683488, 10508786, 12787499, 16321950; Product type e : enzyme), with the translated sequence MKSFSESYKAAGVDVTAGYRAVELMKRHVERTKIPGVVSGIGGFGGLFRPDLSGVESPVLVSGTDGVGTKLKIAFLMDKHDTIGIDCVAMCANDIVCCGAHPLFFLDYLAVGKNRPEKIEQIVSGVADGCVQSSCALIGGETAEMPGFYPEDEYDLAGFCVGMADRAKIIDGSEMEEGDVILGLISSGVHSNGFSLVRKVFGLDEKNVNLYVDEFGKTLGEELLTPTKIYVRPVLSLLKTCRVRAVSHITGGGFYENVPRMMKKGYTARIEKAALPVLPVFTVLQSRGGIPERDMYNTFNMGIGMCLAVPKLEADAAVSALSACGEKALVIGEVAKGEEGVVLC
- the ybbK gene encoding putative protease, membrane anchored (Evidence 3 : Putative function from multiple computational evidences; Product type e : enzyme), with protein sequence MDIGFYIFLILVVIILIILISNVKIVPQAHSYVVERLGTYRASWDTGLHFMVPFVDRVAKKVSLKEQVIDFPPQPVITKDNVTMQIDTVVYFQITDPKLYTYGVERPLSAIENLTATTLRNIIGDLELDNTLTSRDVINTKIRTILDEATDAWGIKVNRVELKNILPPPAIQDSMEKQMKAERDRRAIILDAEGQKRSAILIAEGQKESAILAADAEKQTRILEAEGEAAAILSVQRALADSIKLLNASSPTEQVIALKSLEAFEKAADGKATKIIIPSEIQSLAGLAASLKELVVSDGGKNPEGNAKDAEKQTAHNTQNR
- the groES gene encoding chaperonin small subunit (Evidence 2a : Function from experimental evidences in other organisms; PubMedId : 11407116, 17031040, 9303302; Product type f : factor), which encodes MTVKPLSDRVLIKMEEAEETTKSGIILAGSAKEKPQIAKVIAVGPGGLVDGKEVTMNVKAGDRVISSKYAGTEVKIDGEEYTIVRQSDILAIVE
- the purE gene encoding N5-carboxyaminoimidazole ribonucleotide mutase, with amino-acid sequence MSTGKKVAVIMGSDSDFAVVSAAIKRLKAQNVPVEVHVMSAHRTPQKVSEFAENARKNGFGVIIAAAGKAAHLAGFLAAHTTLPVIGIPIKCSTLDGLDALLATVQMPSGVPVATVAIDGAENAAVLAMQILALSDDDLAGRLQAMKDGMVEGIEEKDREIQTAVRGL
- a CDS encoding Phosphoribosylaminoimidazolecarboxamide formyltransferase, translating into MELMLKYGCNPNQQPSRIFMKDGGPLPVTVLNGRPGYINFLDAFNSWQLVRELKAATGLPAAASFKHVSPAGAAVAVPLSDTLKRIYFVDDLELSPLACAYARARGADRMSSYGDWIALSDECDVQTARLIAREVSDGIIAPGYTDEALTVLKSKRKGNYNIVRMNETYRPAPVEQKDVFGVTFEQRRNDCVIDASLLENIVTDARELPETAKRDLLISLITLKYTQSNSVCYAMDGQAIGVGAGQQSRIHCTRLAGNKADLWSLRQHPKTLALRFRDGIRRPDRDNTIDVYLSDDDADVLSDGVWQQFFAEKPEPLTRAEKREWLGRVSGVSLGSDAFFPFGDNIERARRSGVSYIAQPGGSIRDDHVIETCNKYGMVMAFTGLRLFHH
- the ypsC gene encoding Putative RNA methyltransferase YpsC (Evidence 3 : Putative function from multiple computational evidences), with the translated sequence MENFELVCPCLLGVEGLVADELRAMGAEGVEPHNGRVVFGGSDEMLARANLWSRCGERVLVRMGTFRAVTFEQLFQGVKALPWENWIGKTDCFPVKGRSLSSKLFSVPDCQSIVKKAIVERLKTKYRVPWFEETGALYQVQFLILKDEVEISIDTSGAGLHKRGYRANSAEAPIKETLAAAMVRLARVHPDSHVIDPFCGSGTILIEACLDAMNIAPGLRRGFTAETWKSVEASVWQRERERARDLVRKDGAFLASGYDIDGAAVSLALENAKKAGVVARVRAEKRDIRDFVHDTERGCVICNPPYGERMLDAEQAAELYREMGRAFPPRRGWSYSIISPDETFEECFGRRADRRRKLYNGMIKCQLYLYFRP
- a CDS encoding Inosine monophosphate cyclohydrolase — its product is MMQLKTAAEELKGNAYPGRGILLGRTPDGTHAAIAYFIMGRSENSRNRVFAADGDGLRTRAFDPSKVKDPSLIFYSPVRVFGGATIVTNGDQTDTVFSFLEQGKSFEEALRTRTFEPDAPNFTPRISGIVFAAGGFRYALSILKSAQGDPRSVRRFFFDYETPISGQGHLIHTYRCDGNPIPSFEGEPRAVSVENDLDEFTDAIWDSLNQENRVSLFTRFVDLKSGTFKSRIRNKNN
- the groEL gene encoding chaperonin large subunit (Evidence 2a : Function from experimental evidences in other organisms; PubMedId : 9303302, 11407116, 17031040, 17420574, 22268681; Product type f : factor); this encodes MAKQIIYGADARKALMSGVDQLANTVKITLGPKGRNVVLDKKFGSPLITNDGVTIAKEVELDDPFENMGAQLVKEVATKTNDVAGDGTTTATLLAQALIREGMKNVTAGANPMILRKGIQRAVDTAVKAVIDHSQKVAGSDDIARVATISSSDEFIGKLIAEAMEKVTSDGVITVEESKTAETYSEVVEGMMFDRGYITPYMVTDTNKMEAVIDDAYLLITDKKISNIQEILPLLETIVQSGKKLVIIAEDVEGEALTTLILNKLRGTFTCVAVKAPGFGDRRKEMLRDIAVLTGGQVISEELGLELKDTTVDQLGRARQVKVDKENTIIVGGEGDSKAIKDRVAQIRSQIETTTSDFDREKLQERLAKLSGGVAVIKVGAATETEMKEKKLRIEDALAATKAAVEEGIVAGGGVALINAIPEVEKLAESVEGDEKTGVRIVLKALEEPVRQIAVNAGLEGSVIVENIKKADKVGYGFNALKEEYGDMISAGIVDPTKVTRSALQNAASIAAMVLTTESLVADKKEPTPPPAAPAMPEGGMY
- the purN gene encoding phosphoribosylglycinamide formyltransferase 1 (Evidence 2a : Function from experimental evidences in other organisms; PubMedId : 10606510, 10954745, 1522592, 1631098, 21287279, 2204419, 3301838, 9698564; Product type e : enzyme); translated protein: MLNIAVLVSGGGTNLQALIDAQNRGELRGGRIGCVISSRPDAFALERAKKAGIPAEILVRRNFAEQAAYDGALLRLLERYDAGLIVLAGFMTIISKAVVGRYPNRIINIHPSLIPAFCGEGYYGLRVHEAVLDRGVRVTGATVHFVNEVCDGGPIILQKAVEVRGDDTPQTLQKRVMEQAEWQLLPRAVSLFCEGKLVVSGNRVRVKE
- the hpf gene encoding Ribosome hibernation promoting factor is translated as MRVTITGRKVTLKDHFKELAKKKLSRFDKIFGEDASAHVVVTLERNRQTVEITIEQKGMIYRAEATDFEMNGALDQVISALGRQIRKNKTKLERRIHAAAIDQYIRDYPGENGQDEEEKEYRIVRTKHFPIKPISVDEAILEMNMLGHQFYMFRDNATGEINVVYKRRDGDYGLLEPDSEE